A genomic region of uncultured Roseibium sp. contains the following coding sequences:
- a CDS encoding bifunctional metallophosphatase/5'-nucleotidase, with protein MKNRFLIASALCLSTAVSTAAYADYSLSILHLNDLHSRIESINKYDSTCGAEDEAEGKCFGGIARIKTMLDQRRAALEAEGKNVIVVDAGDQFQGSLFYTTYKGDAAVEFANGLGLDAMVVGNHEFDDGPEVLAKFIDKAEFPVISGNIDVSAEPALTGKVPGIVILERGGEKIAIVSALAEDTSETSSPGDNVRFIQAEDYLKGAVEGLEAAGINKIIALTHMGLSRDMEIAAAVPGIDVIVGGHSHTLLSNTQERASGPYPVLVKNPDGNEVPIVQAYAYGKFLGELDVTWDDDGNLVKAEGEPILLDASVTPDEGVAARVAELAAPIEELKAKVIGSSEGAIDGDRGSCRAGECQMGNLVADAMLDRVKDQGVQIAIQNGGGLRASIDGGEVTMGEVLTVLPFQNTLSTFQLKGSDVVAALENGVSQVEEGAGRFPQVAGIKYSWTRKKDPGAGRVLLVEVMEDGNWVPLDPDKVYGVVSNNYMRGGGDGYKVFAENGMNAYDYGPGLEVVVADYIAAKGGYAPYTDGRITEQ; from the coding sequence ATGAAGAACCGTTTTCTGATCGCTTCGGCGCTGTGTCTGTCGACAGCTGTGTCGACAGCGGCATATGCCGACTATTCACTTTCCATTTTGCATCTGAACGATCTCCACTCACGCATTGAATCGATCAACAAGTACGATTCCACCTGCGGTGCCGAAGACGAGGCGGAAGGAAAGTGTTTCGGCGGTATCGCCCGGATCAAGACCATGCTCGATCAACGGCGCGCGGCGCTTGAGGCCGAGGGCAAGAATGTGATCGTGGTTGATGCGGGTGACCAGTTCCAGGGCTCTCTCTTCTACACCACCTACAAGGGCGACGCCGCAGTGGAGTTTGCCAACGGCCTTGGTCTCGACGCCATGGTGGTCGGCAACCACGAGTTTGATGATGGTCCCGAAGTTCTGGCGAAATTCATCGACAAGGCTGAGTTTCCGGTCATTTCAGGCAACATCGATGTCAGTGCCGAACCGGCCCTGACGGGCAAGGTTCCCGGCATCGTCATCCTGGAGCGCGGCGGCGAGAAAATCGCCATTGTCTCAGCTCTCGCCGAAGACACGTCCGAAACCTCCTCGCCGGGCGACAATGTCCGCTTCATCCAGGCGGAAGACTACCTGAAGGGTGCGGTCGAGGGTCTTGAAGCCGCCGGCATCAACAAGATCATCGCTCTGACCCACATGGGCCTGTCACGCGACATGGAGATCGCGGCAGCGGTTCCCGGGATCGACGTGATCGTCGGCGGACACTCGCACACGCTTCTGTCCAATACGCAGGAAAGGGCGTCCGGCCCCTATCCGGTCCTGGTAAAGAACCCGGATGGCAACGAGGTGCCGATTGTCCAGGCCTATGCCTACGGCAAGTTCCTCGGCGAACTGGACGTGACCTGGGACGATGACGGCAATCTTGTGAAGGCCGAAGGCGAGCCCATTCTGCTCGATGCATCCGTGACGCCGGACGAGGGCGTTGCGGCCCGTGTTGCGGAGCTGGCGGCGCCGATCGAGGAACTGAAGGCCAAGGTCATCGGGTCGAGCGAAGGCGCGATCGACGGCGACCGCGGCTCCTGCCGCGCCGGTGAGTGTCAGATGGGCAATCTCGTTGCCGACGCGATGCTCGACCGGGTGAAGGACCAGGGTGTCCAGATCGCGATCCAGAACGGCGGTGGACTGCGCGCCTCCATTGACGGCGGCGAAGTCACCATGGGCGAAGTGCTGACCGTGCTGCCTTTCCAGAACACGCTCTCTACCTTTCAGTTGAAAGGATCGGACGTCGTGGCCGCACTTGAAAACGGCGTCTCCCAGGTCGAGGAGGGCGCCGGGCGCTTCCCTCAGGTTGCCGGCATCAAATACTCCTGGACCCGCAAGAAGGACCCGGGCGCGGGCCGCGTTCTGCTGGTCGAAGTCATGGAAGACGGCAACTGGGTGCCGCTTGATCCGGACAAGGTCTATGGCGTCGTTTCCAACAACTACATGCGCGGCGGCGGCGACGGCTACAAGGTCTTCGCCGAAAACGGCATGAATGCCTATGACTACGGCCCGGGTCTTGAGGTCGTCGTGGCGGATTACATCGCCGCAAAAGGCGGCTATGCGCCCTATACGGATGGCCGGATCACCGAACAGTAA
- the yacG gene encoding DNA gyrase inhibitor YacG, translating to MRPCPICSKLSTREDYPFCSDRCAKIDLNRWFTEGYTIPVVETDDIDESNFPDE from the coding sequence ATGCGCCCGTGTCCGATCTGTTCCAAGCTCTCCACGCGGGAGGACTATCCTTTCTGCTCGGACAGGTGTGCGAAGATCGATCTGAACCGCTGGTTCACCGAGGGGTATACAATTCCGGTCGTGGAAACCGACGACATCGACGAAAGCAACTTTCCGGACGAGTGA
- a CDS encoding glutamine synthetase III, which produces MALILHCTILDILGWLQFVQPNSNPREFHMSSNAARLSAINAIATAKPYEATIDFKASPTSSVWGQNVFSLNEMAQRLPKAVFKSLKKTITSGEPLDISTADAVAEAMKTWALSNGATHYAHVFYPLTGLTAEKHDSFFDPDGDGGTIATFSGSALIQGEPDGSSFPNGGIRQTFEARGYTIWDVTSPAYIIENPNGTTLCIPTAFVSWTGEALDKKTPVLRSMQSLNEQAQRVLKFFGTDGPFVSATAGAEQEYFLVDNNFYYARPDLLACGRTLFGSAPPKGQEFDDHYFGAIPERVQSFMFEVERECFKLGIPTKTRHNEVAPGQFEVAPVYEYANIATDHQQMIMTILKKVAGKYGMACLMHEKPFAGVNGSGKHVNFSMGSATAGNLFDPGETPAENAQFLVFCTAMISAVFKHARLLRAVVASASNDHRLGANEAPPAILSIFLGDELNEVFESIVSGGQVSSKKSTLSLGVDVIPTIPKHSGDRNRTSPMAFTGNRFEFRAVGSHQSIAGPMVAMNTIMTEALDEAATHLESSDTNTPEKLGAAVESYIKKVWAECSSVVFNGDGYSDEWHEEAAKRGLPNLKTTADALPVLLDPAYTELFGRYKVLSERELHSRYEVYAEQYIASINVESNLVVEMAKTIVFPAAIRFQGELALSLANLKAVGVGTDSETLQKITGLISDLQSGIVDLESLKAAEHDQGDPAAHCMFIKDKVLPQMVAVRTLVDELEGIVADDLWPLPTFQEMLFIK; this is translated from the coding sequence TTGGCACTCATTTTGCACTGCACAATCCTGGATATCCTCGGCTGGTTGCAGTTTGTGCAGCCCAACTCCAATCCAAGGGAATTTCATATGAGTAGTAATGCAGCGCGGTTAAGCGCAATCAACGCAATAGCAACCGCCAAGCCTTATGAGGCGACCATAGACTTCAAGGCGAGCCCCACAAGCAGTGTCTGGGGGCAAAACGTCTTTTCGCTGAATGAGATGGCACAGAGGCTGCCGAAGGCTGTTTTCAAATCACTGAAAAAGACAATCACCTCGGGAGAACCGTTGGATATCTCGACGGCCGACGCGGTTGCCGAGGCGATGAAGACTTGGGCCCTATCCAATGGCGCCACACACTACGCGCACGTTTTCTATCCCTTGACCGGACTGACAGCGGAAAAACATGACTCCTTCTTCGATCCTGACGGCGATGGCGGAACAATCGCGACTTTTTCCGGAAGTGCGCTCATTCAGGGCGAACCCGACGGATCATCTTTCCCCAACGGCGGTATCAGGCAAACCTTCGAGGCGCGTGGATACACAATCTGGGACGTGACGAGCCCGGCCTACATCATTGAGAACCCGAATGGGACAACGCTTTGTATCCCAACGGCGTTCGTTTCATGGACCGGTGAAGCACTTGACAAGAAGACGCCAGTCTTGCGGTCCATGCAGTCGCTCAACGAACAAGCACAACGCGTGCTCAAGTTTTTCGGGACTGATGGTCCTTTTGTTTCTGCGACCGCTGGCGCGGAGCAGGAATATTTCCTCGTTGACAACAATTTTTACTATGCCCGCCCGGATCTTCTGGCTTGCGGCCGTACGCTGTTTGGTTCAGCCCCTCCCAAGGGGCAGGAGTTTGACGATCACTATTTCGGCGCTATTCCGGAGCGCGTGCAGTCATTCATGTTTGAAGTGGAACGCGAATGTTTCAAGCTCGGGATCCCGACAAAGACACGGCACAATGAAGTCGCGCCCGGCCAGTTTGAAGTAGCGCCCGTTTATGAATACGCCAACATTGCAACTGATCATCAACAGATGATCATGACCATTCTCAAGAAGGTCGCAGGCAAATACGGCATGGCCTGCTTGATGCACGAAAAACCCTTTGCCGGCGTCAACGGTTCCGGCAAGCATGTCAACTTCTCCATGGGGTCAGCGACCGCCGGCAATCTGTTCGACCCGGGCGAAACGCCCGCCGAGAATGCTCAGTTCCTGGTTTTCTGTACGGCCATGATCAGTGCGGTATTCAAGCATGCCAGGCTTCTGCGTGCCGTCGTGGCATCCGCCTCGAACGACCACCGCCTGGGTGCCAATGAGGCACCACCGGCGATCCTCTCCATTTTCCTTGGCGATGAATTGAACGAGGTTTTTGAATCGATCGTGAGCGGCGGCCAGGTATCTTCGAAGAAAAGCACGCTGAGCCTGGGTGTGGATGTCATTCCCACGATCCCGAAGCACTCCGGTGATCGAAATCGCACGAGTCCAATGGCGTTCACGGGCAACCGTTTTGAGTTCCGCGCGGTTGGTTCGCACCAGTCCATCGCCGGTCCAATGGTAGCAATGAACACGATCATGACAGAGGCGCTGGATGAAGCCGCAACCCATCTGGAATCCTCAGACACAAACACACCGGAAAAGCTGGGGGCCGCCGTTGAATCCTACATCAAGAAAGTCTGGGCTGAGTGCTCCTCAGTTGTCTTCAACGGGGACGGTTATTCGGATGAGTGGCATGAAGAGGCAGCAAAGCGGGGATTGCCAAACCTGAAGACAACAGCTGATGCCTTGCCCGTTCTGCTTGATCCGGCCTACACGGAACTTTTCGGTCGCTACAAGGTTCTCTCGGAACGCGAGTTGCATTCCCGCTATGAAGTCTACGCAGAACAATACATTGCGTCGATCAACGTGGAATCCAACCTGGTGGTCGAAATGGCCAAAACGATTGTCTTCCCTGCGGCCATTCGCTTCCAGGGTGAGCTGGCGTTGAGCCTTGCCAACCTGAAAGCCGTGGGTGTTGGGACCGATTCAGAGACGCTTCAGAAAATTACCGGGCTCATTTCCGATCTTCAGTCCGGCATCGTTGACCTCGAAAGCCTGAAAGCTGCGGAACACGACCAGGGCGATCCTGCCGCGCATTGTATGTTCATCAAGGATAAGGTGTTGCCGCAGATGGTTGCGGTGCGCACCCTTGTCGATGAGCTTGAAGGCATCGTCGCTGACGATCTTTGGCCGTTGCCGACATTCCAGGAGATGCTGTTCATCAAGTAG
- a CDS encoding helix-turn-helix domain-containing protein codes for MQVFSLAHRYKAECYDIVLVSSEGGLQRMDTGVLLDTQPIDQWRGKDIDTLLIAGGFGAQTAAQDADLIAKIVDLAGNSKRIGSICTGALILAATGLLDGRPAVTHWSFCDRLASQYPNVRLEPNRIYTKDGRIWTSAGVTAGIDMALAMIADDVGHNSAMRIAKMLVVFLARPGGQSQFSSLLQNQISDSEGQFDELHAWIVDNLDRDLRIGVLAKYVGMSPRNFARVYRLKTKRTPAKSVELFRVAAARNLLEQTALPISQVARQVGFEDDERLRRAMRRLIGISPKQCRERFGGGEAQGVIASHAQD; via the coding sequence ATGCAGGTCTTTTCATTGGCACACCGTTACAAGGCGGAATGCTATGACATAGTCCTGGTTTCGTCTGAAGGTGGGCTTCAGCGGATGGATACGGGTGTCTTGCTCGATACGCAGCCAATCGATCAGTGGCGCGGCAAGGACATAGACACGCTTTTGATCGCCGGTGGTTTTGGTGCTCAAACGGCGGCGCAAGACGCAGATTTGATTGCGAAAATAGTCGACCTTGCAGGCAACTCTAAACGAATTGGGTCGATATGCACTGGAGCGTTGATTCTAGCTGCAACCGGTTTGCTTGACGGTCGACCAGCGGTCACCCACTGGAGTTTTTGCGACCGACTGGCCTCACAGTACCCCAATGTCAGACTTGAACCTAACCGTATCTATACGAAAGATGGGAGGATTTGGACGTCTGCTGGGGTGACGGCCGGTATCGATATGGCTCTGGCAATGATTGCTGATGACGTCGGGCACAATTCTGCAATGAGAATTGCAAAAATGTTGGTCGTGTTTTTGGCGCGCCCGGGAGGCCAGTCCCAGTTCAGCTCCCTGCTTCAAAACCAGATCAGCGATTCAGAAGGCCAATTCGATGAGCTCCACGCTTGGATTGTGGATAATCTTGACAGGGATTTGCGGATTGGTGTCCTGGCCAAATATGTCGGGATGAGTCCACGCAATTTTGCGCGAGTATATCGTTTGAAAACAAAGCGCACGCCAGCCAAATCCGTTGAGCTCTTTCGCGTAGCCGCTGCGCGCAACCTGTTGGAACAAACGGCATTGCCTATATCCCAAGTCGCCCGGCAAGTCGGTTTCGAGGACGACGAACGCCTTCGCCGAGCCATGCGCCGGTTGATTGGGATCTCGCCGAAGCAATGCCGCGAAAGGTTTGGTGGTGGCGAGGCTCAAGGTGTCATCGCGTCACACGCACAAGATTAG
- the hisD gene encoding histidinol dehydrogenase yields MVHRLNKSEAGFEARFEELLSSKREVSEDVDLVVRDIIDAVRRNGDRAVLEYTAKFDRLDAGGMAALTVSEEEIDRAVSEVPAETLEALQLAHDRISAHHARQVPKDDRYQDALGVELGSLWTAIEAVGVYVPGGLASYPSSVLMNVVPARVAGVERIVMVVPSPDGVLNPLVLAAAKVAGVTEIYRIGGAQAIAALAFGTETIAPVAKIVGPGNAYVAAAKRRVFGTVGIDMIAGPSEVLIVADEDNNPDWIAADLLAQAEHDTAAQSILITDSEDLALQVEEAVEAQLRTLPREEVARASWQGFGAVIVVEDLAAAMPLANRIAPEHLELAVADPEDLLKKVRNAGAVFLGHYTPEAIGDYVGGSNHVLPTARSARFSSGLSVLEFVKRTSILKCNADNLRALGPAAMTLGESEGLSAHARSVSIRLNM; encoded by the coding sequence GTGGTCCACCGCCTGAACAAATCCGAAGCCGGTTTCGAAGCAAGGTTCGAGGAGCTTCTGTCCTCCAAGCGCGAGGTCTCGGAGGACGTTGATCTTGTCGTGAGGGACATCATCGATGCGGTCCGCAGAAACGGCGACAGGGCCGTCCTGGAATATACCGCGAAGTTCGACAGGCTCGACGCCGGAGGCATGGCAGCGCTGACTGTCTCCGAAGAGGAGATCGACAGGGCCGTCAGCGAGGTTCCTGCGGAAACGCTGGAGGCCCTGCAGCTCGCGCATGACCGGATCAGCGCGCATCATGCGCGCCAGGTGCCGAAGGACGACCGCTACCAGGACGCGCTCGGGGTGGAGCTCGGATCTCTCTGGACGGCTATCGAGGCCGTCGGCGTCTACGTGCCTGGAGGTCTTGCGAGCTATCCGAGTTCGGTTCTGATGAATGTCGTTCCGGCGCGCGTTGCAGGTGTTGAACGTATCGTCATGGTCGTGCCGAGCCCCGACGGGGTCCTGAACCCGCTCGTTCTGGCGGCGGCCAAGGTCGCGGGTGTCACGGAAATTTACCGGATCGGCGGCGCGCAGGCGATTGCCGCGCTCGCCTTCGGGACCGAGACCATCGCCCCGGTCGCCAAGATCGTCGGTCCGGGGAATGCCTATGTCGCTGCTGCAAAGCGCCGCGTTTTCGGCACGGTCGGCATCGACATGATCGCCGGACCGTCCGAGGTCCTGATCGTCGCAGACGAAGACAACAATCCGGACTGGATCGCAGCGGATCTGCTGGCCCAGGCCGAACACGACACTGCCGCCCAGTCGATCCTGATCACCGACAGCGAAGACCTGGCGCTGCAGGTGGAAGAAGCGGTCGAGGCGCAGCTCAGGACCTTGCCGCGCGAAGAGGTCGCCCGGGCGAGTTGGCAGGGTTTCGGTGCGGTCATCGTGGTTGAAGACCTTGCGGCTGCAATGCCGCTCGCCAACCGGATCGCACCTGAACATCTTGAGCTCGCCGTTGCCGATCCGGAAGATCTGCTGAAGAAGGTCCGCAATGCGGGCGCGGTTTTCCTTGGGCATTACACCCCCGAAGCGATCGGGGACTATGTCGGCGGGTCGAACCACGTGCTGCCGACCGCGCGTTCCGCGCGGTTTTCCTCAGGTCTTTCTGTCCTGGAATTTGTCAAACGCACCTCGATCCTTAAGTGTAATGCGGATAACCTGCGGGCGCTTGGCCCGGCAGCCATGACGCTGGGGGAATCTGAGGGCTTGTCGGCGCACGCGCGCTCTGTTTCCATCAGGTTGAACATGTAA
- a CDS encoding UPF0262 family protein translates to MSDTQPDTSAQSNGGRLVDVVLDEASIARSTPEVEHDRAVAIYDLIEENSFQPVGHPATKYVLNLAVVEKRLVFRIKTEDERDVVTHVLSLTPLRKIVKDYDLICESYYEAIRHATPSQIEAIDMGRRGVHNEGSTILMERLEGKIVVDMQTARRLFTLVYALHWKG, encoded by the coding sequence ATGAGCGATACGCAACCGGACACCAGCGCGCAATCCAACGGAGGGCGGTTGGTCGATGTTGTTCTGGACGAGGCCTCGATCGCGCGTTCGACACCGGAAGTGGAACATGATCGGGCCGTTGCGATCTATGACCTTATCGAGGAAAACAGCTTCCAGCCCGTCGGGCACCCGGCGACAAAATACGTTCTCAATCTTGCCGTGGTCGAAAAGAGGCTCGTTTTCCGAATCAAGACGGAAGACGAACGGGACGTGGTCACGCATGTCCTTTCGCTCACGCCGCTGCGCAAGATTGTCAAGGACTACGACCTGATCTGCGAGAGCTACTACGAGGCCATACGTCATGCGACACCCAGTCAGATCGAGGCGATCGACATGGGACGCAGGGGTGTCCACAATGAAGGATCGACGATCCTGATGGAGCGCCTGGAAGGCAAGATCGTAGTGGACATGCAAACGGCAAGACGATTGTTCACGCTCGTTTATGCCCTCCACTGGAAAGGCTGA
- the rpsU gene encoding 30S ribosomal protein S21 yields MQVFVRNNDVDKALRVLKKKLQREGLFREMKAKRAYEKPSEKRAREKGEAIRRNRKAARKLAQREGLLPMKKREAPAGRGRG; encoded by the coding sequence TTGCAAGTTTTTGTACGCAACAATGACGTGGACAAAGCGCTTCGGGTCCTTAAAAAGAAGCTACAACGGGAAGGTCTTTTTCGGGAAATGAAGGCCAAACGGGCCTATGAAAAGCCATCTGAAAAACGCGCTCGCGAAAAGGGTGAAGCCATCCGGCGAAACCGCAAGGCGGCGCGCAAGCTCGCCCAGCGCGAAGGTCTGCTTCCGATGAAGAAACGGGAAGCCCCTGCTGGTCGCGGACGCGGCTGA
- the infA gene encoding translation initiation factor IF-1 — translation MAKEEALEFPGVVTELLPNATFRVKLENDHEIIAHTAGRMRKNRIRVLAGDKVLVEMTPYDLTKGRITYRFK, via the coding sequence ATGGCCAAAGAAGAAGCTCTGGAGTTTCCGGGCGTCGTGACGGAACTGTTGCCCAATGCCACGTTCCGCGTAAAACTGGAAAACGATCACGAGATCATCGCCCACACGGCAGGGCGCATGCGCAAGAACCGCATCCGCGTTCTGGCGGGCGACAAGGTTCTCGTTGAAATGACCCCTTATGATCTTACCAAGGGGCGGATCACCTACCGCTTCAAATAG
- a CDS encoding protein-tyrosine-phosphatase encodes MAEALTHKLFPGRIYVRSAGVREGKTDPFVDAVMSEIGIDMSRHQPKTFEDLDESGFDLIVSLAPEAHHKALEMTRTEAVDVEYWPTLDPTLATGSREQILNEYRAVRDQLMMRIKKRLDWSPTAAD; translated from the coding sequence ATGGCTGAAGCCCTGACCCACAAATTGTTTCCGGGCCGGATATATGTTCGCTCCGCCGGCGTGCGCGAGGGCAAGACCGACCCTTTCGTGGATGCCGTCATGTCGGAAATCGGTATCGACATGAGCCGCCATCAGCCCAAGACGTTCGAGGATCTGGATGAATCCGGTTTCGATCTGATCGTGTCGCTTGCCCCGGAAGCTCATCACAAGGCGCTTGAAATGACCCGGACAGAGGCCGTGGACGTGGAATACTGGCCGACACTGGACCCGACGCTGGCAACCGGAAGCCGCGAGCAGATCCTGAACGAATACCGTGCCGTACGCGATCAGCTGATGATGCGCATCAAGAAAAGGCTCGACTGGTCACCGACCGCTGCGGACTGA
- a CDS encoding cold-shock protein, translating into MTIGTVKFFNSAKGYGFIQPEDGAKDIFVHISAVERAGMQSLVEGQKVNFDVVEDSRSGKSSADNLSEA; encoded by the coding sequence ATGACCATCGGAACAGTGAAATTCTTCAACTCTGCAAAAGGCTATGGATTTATCCAGCCAGAAGACGGTGCCAAGGACATTTTCGTCCACATTTCAGCCGTCGAACGCGCCGGAATGCAATCGCTTGTCGAAGGCCAAAAAGTCAACTTTGACGTGGTCGAGGACAGCCGCTCCGGCAAGTCTTCCGCAGACAATTTGAGCGAAGCCTGA
- a CDS encoding Maf-like protein, with protein sequence MTDAPQLILASASPRRLALLQQIGLDPDHLMPADIDEAPRKHETPRSLALRLARTKAETVRQSADALQETQGGIVLAADTVVAVGRRALPKAELTEQALMCLSMLSGRGHRVFTGVAVAEPNGKVRSKLVETRIRFKRLSRKDVDDYIASGEWRGKAGGYAIQGLAGSFVVKLVGSYPSVVGLPLVETVNLLTAAGYPVHQGWATAAA encoded by the coding sequence ATGACCGATGCTCCTCAGCTTATTCTGGCTTCCGCATCTCCGCGCCGCCTCGCGCTGCTGCAGCAGATCGGTCTCGATCCCGATCATCTCATGCCGGCCGACATCGACGAAGCCCCCAGAAAGCACGAAACGCCGCGCTCGCTTGCGTTGAGACTTGCCCGGACAAAGGCGGAAACCGTCCGCCAGTCCGCGGATGCCTTGCAGGAGACGCAGGGCGGCATCGTGCTCGCCGCAGATACGGTTGTCGCGGTCGGGCGGCGTGCCTTGCCCAAGGCGGAATTGACCGAGCAGGCACTCATGTGCCTTTCGATGCTTTCCGGAAGGGGACACCGTGTGTTCACCGGCGTTGCCGTCGCGGAGCCGAATGGCAAGGTCCGCTCGAAACTGGTTGAAACACGCATTCGTTTCAAACGCTTGTCGCGCAAAGATGTTGATGATTACATTGCATCCGGTGAATGGCGCGGCAAGGCTGGCGGCTATGCGATACAGGGGCTCGCAGGCAGCTTCGTGGTGAAACTCGTCGGGTCCTATCCCTCCGTGGTCGGGCTGCCGCTGGTTGAGACCGTCAACCTGCTGACGGCGGCAGGCTACCCGGTGCACCAGGGCTGGGCGACCGCCGCCGCCTGA
- a CDS encoding VPLPA-CTERM sorting domain-containing protein, with product MKKVLQLLVVMAVIPLGSAANAVTIGTFTFENDAFADDAVVVPGVSVPGSSTSPATNPGGAADGDFGTAANLNSSFVELIFTDNFLINGPGDDLVVFTNTNNNVVNLAAGSDFFTSPNIQGRFGEFIAPSDPANPTPFFFTAQLFDLSDLGFADGARVSDTIYLLRGGTFSTVWDTAALNSESVTNPTPVPLPAAGWLLLAGLGGLAALRRKT from the coding sequence ATGAAGAAAGTGCTTCAGTTATTAGTTGTAATGGCCGTGATACCACTCGGATCGGCCGCCAATGCGGTGACGATTGGGACATTTACATTTGAAAACGATGCATTTGCAGACGATGCCGTTGTGGTTCCAGGTGTATCTGTACCGGGGAGCAGTACGTCTCCGGCAACAAATCCTGGCGGCGCTGCAGATGGTGACTTTGGGACCGCTGCGAACCTCAACAGTTCCTTTGTCGAACTGATTTTCACCGACAATTTTCTAATCAACGGACCAGGAGACGATCTGGTCGTCTTTACCAACACAAACAATAACGTTGTCAATCTTGCGGCTGGAAGCGATTTCTTCACCTCCCCAAATATTCAAGGAAGGTTTGGTGAATTCATAGCTCCCTCTGATCCTGCAAACCCCACACCTTTCTTTTTTACCGCTCAGCTTTTTGACCTCTCGGATCTGGGCTTCGCAGATGGTGCACGTGTCAGTGATACCATCTACCTGCTTAGAGGAGGGACGTTCAGTACAGTTTGGGACACGGCTGCTCTGAATAGCGAAAGTGTGACGAACCCGACCCCGGTTCCTCTGCCTGCGGCAGGATGGCTTCTCCTTGCAGGGCTTGGCGGCCTTGCTGCCCTTCGGCGAAAGACCTAG
- a CDS encoding DUF2948 family protein, giving the protein MDQLKLAALDQEDLEVLSAHIQDAVLTVADIRFLPKEKKAVFVMNRFVWDKKADKRNREHERRRSALAFTQVTDMKAQNIRQDAKGLVLELLAVTFEAGEGPSGTIQLAFAGGSSIALQVECIEAQLSDLGAAWATPNLPQHDLS; this is encoded by the coding sequence ATGGATCAACTGAAACTTGCCGCCCTCGACCAGGAAGATCTTGAGGTTCTCTCCGCACATATCCAGGACGCCGTCCTGACGGTCGCCGATATCCGCTTTCTCCCGAAAGAGAAAAAAGCGGTGTTCGTGATGAACCGCTTCGTCTGGGACAAGAAGGCGGACAAGCGCAACAGGGAGCATGAGCGGCGCCGGTCCGCGCTCGCGTTCACTCAGGTCACCGACATGAAGGCACAGAACATCCGCCAGGATGCGAAGGGCCTTGTTCTGGAGTTGCTCGCGGTCACGTTCGAGGCAGGCGAGGGCCCCTCCGGCACGATCCAGCTTGCCTTCGCGGGCGGCTCCAGCATTGCCCTTCAAGTCGAGTGTATCGAGGCGCAGCTGTCCGATCTCGGCGCCGCGTGGGCAACCCCCAATCTGCCGCAACATGATCTGAGCTGA
- a CDS encoding DUF3124 domain-containing protein, which yields MHFRLPFLYLALFLLLAPAGQAQDMSEKVLGERIYVPAYSRIFSYPQRSDLLAATLAVHNVDPDTAIKLTRVDYHGEDGKVLRSLLESPLELAPFQSKTVLIPINDTSGGVGANFIVEWASDAPALSPIAEAIMTSGSGGPGPSFTTRGRVIERRRAE from the coding sequence ATGCATTTCAGGCTCCCGTTCCTCTACCTAGCGCTTTTTCTCCTCCTGGCACCGGCCGGACAGGCACAGGACATGAGCGAAAAGGTTCTCGGCGAACGTATCTACGTGCCGGCTTATTCGCGGATCTTCTCCTATCCGCAGCGCTCCGATCTGCTTGCCGCCACGCTTGCTGTTCACAATGTCGATCCCGATACAGCCATTAAGCTGACGCGGGTCGACTATCATGGCGAAGACGGCAAGGTGCTGCGCAGCCTGCTCGAATCGCCTCTGGAACTGGCGCCCTTCCAGTCGAAGACGGTGCTAATACCCATCAACGACACCAGTGGCGGCGTCGGCGCAAATTTCATTGTCGAGTGGGCTTCCGATGCGCCTGCACTCAGCCCGATCGCCGAGGCGATCATGACCAGCGGCAGCGGCGGGCCGGGGCCATCCTTTACGACAAGAGGCAGGGTGATCGAACGCCGGCGCGCTGAATAG